In Brachypodium distachyon strain Bd21 chromosome 2, Brachypodium_distachyon_v3.0, whole genome shotgun sequence, one genomic interval encodes:
- the LOC100821294 gene encoding cytokinin riboside 5'-monophosphate phosphoribohydrolase LOG: MDARARARAAMSLIAPAMAVETAGAAASFAAVGTPAAAVEVGGVASSLSSSAAVAESSGSVGVGGAAADDGEDGAAAAERRSSRFRRICVYCGSAKGRKASYQDAAVDLGNELVERGIDLVYGGGSIGLMGLVSHAVHAGGRHVIGIIPKSLMPREVTGDPVGEVRAVSGMHERKAEMARFADAFIALPGGYGTLEELLEVITWAQLGIHKKPVGLLNVDGFYDPLLSFIDLAVNEGFITEEARQIIISAPTAKELVMKLEDYVPEYNIGLVWEEQQQNQKPNNNLVPDQLETRITSSS; this comes from the exons ATGgacgcacgcgcgcgcgcacgcgcCGCCATGAGCCTCATAGCGCCGGCGATGGCAGTGGAGACCGCAGGCGCAGCCGCGTCGTTCGCCGCCGTCGGGACGCCGGCGGctgcggtggaggtgggagGGGTTGCGTCGTCGTTGTCTTCttcggcggcggttgcggaGTCGAGCGGAAGCGTCGGCGTGGGAGGCGCCGCGGCGGACGACGGCGAagatggcgcggcggcggcggagcggcggTCTTCTCGGTTCCGCCGGATCTGCGTCTACTGCGGCAGCGCCAAGGGGCGGAAGGCCAGCTACCaggacgccgccgtcgacctcgGCAACGAGCTG GTGGAGAGGGGCATAGACCTGGTCTATGGGGGTGGCTCCATTGGCCTCATGGGCCTGGTCTCCCACGCAGTTCATGCCGGAGGACGCCATGTGATTGG GATCATCCCAAAATCACTGATGCCCAGAGAG GTAACTGGGGATCCTGTAGGGGAAGTTAGAGCTGTTTCTGGCATGCATGAAAGGAAGGCCGAAATGGCTCGGTTTGCCGATGCTTTTATTGCTTTACCAG GTGGCTATGGAACCTTGGAGGAGTTGCTTGAAGTTATCACCTGGGCACAATTAGGAATCCATAAGAAACCG GTCGGTCTCTTGAACGTTGATGGATTCTATGACCCTCTGCTATCGTTCATCGACTTGGCTGTCAATGAAGGCTTCATCACTGAGGAGGCGAGGCAGATCATCATTTCCGCTCCGACGGCCAAGGAGCTAGTTATGAAGCTGGAG GACTATGTCCCGGAGTATAACATTGGCTTGGTTtgggaggagcagcagcagaaccaGAAGCCAAACAATAACCTGGTCCCTGATCAGCTGGAGACCAGGATCACTTCATCATCCTGA